TGTTATATTTGCTACTTGGCAAAACAGCCTATATGCAGCTATTATCACGCTTGGATTAAATAGCTCAGCTTATGTTGCTGAGATAATTAGATCAGGTATAAATAGCGTCGATAAAGGGCAAATGGAAGCAAGTAGAGCGATGGGGCTAACTTATTTTCAAGCTATGAAAGAAGTTGTTTTTCCACAAGCCATAAAAAACATCCTTCCAGCACTTGCAAATGAGTTTATAAGCCTTTTTAAAGAGACTTCAGTTGTTGGAATGGTTGGAATTTTTGATTTAACGATGTTTTCTAAAAGCCTTCAAGCGACCACTTTTTCAGCCCAGCCGATACTTTTTGCTGCTGTGATTTACTATGTGAGCGTGAAATTTTTCACATATCTTGCTAAAAAACTAGAAAAGAGATTAAATAGAAATGATTGATGTTAAAGATTTAAGAAAAAGTTATGGCGATGTTTTAGTTCTTGATGGAATCACCACTCATATAAATAGAGGCGATGTTGTAGCAATCATAGGTCCAAGCGGCGGTGGAAAATCCACATTTTTAAGGTGCTTAAACCGCTTAGAAGAACCAGATAGTGGTGAAATTTACATAAAAGATAAAAACATCTTAGATAAAAACGCAGATATCAATAAAATTCGCCAAAAAGTAAGTATGGTTTTTCAGCATTTTAATCTCTTTGCTAATAAAACCGTTCTTGAAAATTTAACCCTAGCTCCAGTTAAAACAGGACTTTACTCTTATGAAGAAGCAAGAAGTATTGCTCTAGCACTTTTAGATAAAGTTGGTCTTGGAGAGAAATTTAACTCATATCCGCATAAACTAAGTGGCGGTCAAAAGCAACGAGTTGCAATCGCTAGAAGCTTAGCTATGAATCCAAATGTAATACTTTTTGATGAGCCAACTTCAGCACTTGATCCTGAGATGGTTGGAGAAGTTTTATCTATCATGAAAGATGTTGCAAAAGCAGGTATTACGATGCTTGTAGTAACTCATGAGATGGGCTTTGCTAAAAATGTAGCAAATAGAGTGCTTTTTATGGAAAGTGGCAATATTAGAGTAGATGCAAATCCAAATGAGTTTTTTACAAACCCTAGCAATGAAAGATTGAAAGATTTTTTAAATAAAGTATTAAATCATTAGAGATTTTTTGATACAATTTCTTTAAAATTTTTCACTGGAGGTCATATGCTAGGTCGTGCTTTTGGTTTGGTTGTGTTTGCTATGATTTTAGTGGCAAACGCAAAGGTTTTAAAAGTTGGCACTCAGGTAAATTACGAGCCTTTTGCTTATGTGGGTGTAAATTTTAAACTCATGGGATTTGAGCCAGATCTTTTAGAAGAGATCTCAAAAAAGGCTGGTTTTGAGTATGAGTTTGTTACTATGGAGTATGATGAGCTAATACCTGCTTTAGTAAACAACAAAATAGATATAATAGCTTCATCTATGAGTATAACTAGCCAAAGAATGGACAAGGTAAATTTTACAAACCCTTACTATAACTCAAGTACGGCTTATGTTAAACTTAAAAGTAGGGATGATATAGGCACAAAAGATGACCTAGCTGGTAAAAATATAGGAGTTATGGAAGGTAGAGAACAAGAGATTTTGGCTAGTAAAATACCAAACGCAAAGGTAAAACCTGTTAAAAATGGCTATTCTGGTATTATGCTTTTAGAAAGTGGAAGCGTTGATGTTTTGATGCTTGATGAGGCAGTTGGAGATCATTATGCTAGAAAAAGTGTAAACAAAGAGGTTTTTTTGGTTGAAGAGTATGTAAGTTTGGGATTTGCTTTTGCAGTAAGTAAAGACGGTGATCCTGAGCTAATAAATTCTTTAAATATGGCCCTTGATGAGCTTATGCTTGATGGGACTTATGATGAACTTTTGAAAAAATACAACTTAATAAAGGGAAAGATATGAAAAAATTTGCTAAATTTTTAGTGGCAGCTTGTGTTTTAGTTGGAGCAAATGCTCTTAGTGCTGAGGTTATCAAAGTAGGAACAAATGCGAATTTTCCGCCATTTGAGTATCTTGATGAGAACAACACCATAACAGGTTTTGATATAGAATTAGTAGATGTTTTAAGTAAAAAAGTAGGCTTTGATTATGAAATAGTAAATATGGGCTTTGACGGGCTAATACCAGCTCTTAAAAGCGGAAAAATAGATATGGTTGCATCTGGAATGAGCGCAACTGAAGCTAGAAAAAAAGCAGCTGATTTTACAGACTCATACTTTGTAACTGAAAATGTTTTTATAAAAAGAGCTAGTGATGATAGTATCAAAACAAAAGATGATATTAAAGCAAAAAGTGTTGGAACTCAGCTTGGAACTGTTCAAGAAATAGCAATAAGAGAGCTAAAAGGTATAAAGCCTGTTACAATGGAAGATCCTATAACAGTTATTTTGGCACTTAAAAATGGCAAAATTGACGCTGCTGTATTTGATACATCTGTAGCTTATGGATATATCAAAGAAAACCCTGAATTAGTAGAATTTCATAAAGAACCAGACGGAAGTGAGGGATTTTCATTTGCGTTTAATAAGGGTAAAAAAACCGAGCTAGTATCTAAGATAAATGACGCTTTAAGAGAGCTAAAAGAAGATGGCACTTTTGATAAGCTTTTAGATAAATACAACCTTAAATGAGTGAAATTTACGCTTTAACTGATGACTTTTATACACCAAATTTAGAAGACTGTGTTAAAACTATCCTAGACTGCGGCATTAAAATGGTGCAGTTTAGGAGTAAAAAAGATAGTATCAATGAAAAAGAGATCATAAATTTAGTAAAAATTTGTGATGGCTATGGTGCAAATTTAATAGTAAATGATAGCATTGCTTTAGCTAAAAGAGTTGGTGCTCATGGCGTTCACATTGGGCGTGGTGATGGTGAAGTAAAAGAGGCTAGAGAAATTTTAGGAGCTGATAAAATAGTAGGCGTTAGTTGTTATGGTAGCTTAGATTTAGCTTTAAAAGCTAGTGATGATGGAGCAAGTTACGCAGCTTTTGGAGCAGCATTTCCAACAAAAACAAAAAAAGATGCTAAAGTTTTCAAACTTAGGAAATTTAAAGAATTTAAAGATATTCTAAGTATAAAAACTTGCATTATTGGTGGTATAAATGCTTCAAATTTAGAGCAGATTTTGGCTTTAAGACCTGATTACATAGCTTTAGTAAGTGCAGTTTATACACCAAATTCCATAAGTGAAAATTTAAGAAATTTACAAAAAATTATAAGGGATTTTTATGGGCATTATTGAAGCGATAATTCTGGGCATAGTTGAGGGGTTAACTGAGTTTTTGCCAGTTAGTTCTACTGGACATCTTATCTTAGCATCAGATGTTTTAGGGCTTGATTTAGAAGGCTCAGATCTGCTTAAATGCTTTATAGTTGCTATACAGCTTGGCTCGATTTTAGCGATTGTTTTTTTGTTTTTTGATAGACTTAGGCAGGATTTAACTCTTTGGATAAAGCTTATGGTTGGGTTTGTGCCAACAGCAGTTATTGGGCTTTTGCTGTATAAAAGTATAAAGTCTTTATTTAATCCAGAAGTGGTTGCTTATATGCTTATAATTTGGGGTATTATTTTTATTGTAGTTGAGCTAATGCGTAAAAAATACCCACCATATAAAAAAGAGGTAGCAAATATAGATGATATAAGCTTTAAGCAAGCATTTATCGTTGGACTTTCTCAGTGTTTAGCAATGGTACCTGGAACATCAAGAAGTGGCGCAACTATCATCACAGGTTTACTTAGTGGGTTAAGTAGAAAAGTCGCTGCTGAGTTTAGTTTTTTACTAGCAATACCAACAATGTTTAGTGCAACATTTTTTGATATATATAAAAATTTAGATGAATTTGCTCTAAATTTAGAGTATGTGTGGCTGTTTTTAGTAGGTGGAGTAGTTGCGTTTGTAGTAGCTATTGTTGCGGTTAAATTTTTCCTTAAATTTGTAAGTAGATTTGACTATATACCTTTTGGAATTTATAGAATAATAGTTGGATTTATCTTTTTAATCTTTATATTTTAAAATTTTAAGTAGATAAAAAAATAGGACTCAACTTAAAAGTTAAGTCCTATTTAAGAAAGGAAGTTCTAATTATTGTTTTTACATTTTGAATTATACTTCCAAGTGGTAAACACTCAGTAATCCTAGAAGTTTACAGCCTCTGTTTTTGCTGGTTTTATAAGCAAAGTTTTACCACCCACTGAGCTAGCAGGTCTGATATATATGGTATTTTGACCTACAAAATTTGCTATAACTTGATCGCCACTTCTAAAATTTTCATACGAAACTGCGTTAAATTCTTTGTCACTTATCTTAATGATATAACTATTTTCATCCACTTTTTCTATAACTGTTGCTTGACTAAATTTCTCGGTTGGTTTTTGGATATTAGTTGATGGAGTTGGGTTATTAGCACATCCTACCAAAAAAGCTCCTAAAAAAAGCGTAAAAACTAAATTTTTCATATCAATCCTTTTAAAATTTTGTCATAATTATATCACAACTACTCATCATATGGAAGTTCTAAAATTTCAATGCCTTCAATAGCGTCATTTCCTGCTATAGCCCTTATTGAAGCATGCATTGAAATAGCATTAGTTTGAGCAATTTCAATCTGTTTTTGCCTCTCTTTCCAAACTCTTTCCATAGATCTTCTTTCTCTGTCTAAATTTGCTTGTAAATTTACAAAACTAGATATTATGCTCTCAACTTGCATCTTAAATTCATTTGAAGTTAGATAGTTATAAAGCATTCCCATTTTACTTGTGGCATTTTGGCTACGCTTACTTGCAAAAGCTATATTTATCACGCTTTCTCTCATCACTTCACAAAGGCTTTTAAATTCTGCAAACGAACATACCCACACGCCATCAATTATTCCAAGTCTATCCATATCTTTTGGCATAGTTTCAGTGACCAAAATACCAGCATCCGCACCAGCTTCTATCATATCAGCTTTAAATTTAGCTATCCACTCACTACTAAAAGATTTAGTTCGCTTACTCTCATATAAAATCCTAGCACAACTTGGAAGATTTGGAGCATTTACTATTTGAAGGCAATCAGCACCTTTAAAGCCTTTTTTAACCTCTGAAATTTCATCATATATAAATTTCTCTTTTAGATAATCTTCAATACTAAGTTCCATAACTTCACCACGAAGCTGTTGTGAAGTGACATCTGAGCGGCGTTTTAACTCATCGATTTGCTTTATAAGAGACTCATTTTTTTCTATTAGTTCTCTTTGTTTTAGTTCATTTTTTGACTCTAGTTCTTTAAATCTTATCTCATTTTGTTCTAGTAAATTTGCTTTAAGACGCTCTTTTTCTTCGTTTAATCTTTTTGAAATTTCAAGTTCACTTTTAGCCTTAAATTCAGCCTCCATCTCAGAAAATTTCCGTTTAAGTGCCTCAAATTCAGCACTTTGTTTGTTAAATTCTGCGATTTTTGCTGATTTTTCATTTAGTTCTTTTGTTAAGGTCTCAAATTTAAGCAGATTTTCATCTTTAAATTTTGCTTCTAGCTCTTTTACTAAAATATCTTTTTCTTTTTTAAGAGCTTCATCGGTTGCATTTTTTAGCTTTTGACTAAAATTTAGCTCTTTTTGTTTAAGCTCATTTACAGCTTTTAGATACTCTGCTCTTTTTTCATTTAGTTTTTGGTCAAATTCTTGCTGAAATTTACGCTTGATACCTTCTGATATACTTTTGGCTATATCGATAATCTCACCACAATTTGGACATTTTATACTTTCTTTCATACATGCCTTTCTGTTTTAATCTCTTAAATTTATAAGATTTTACTTGATTAAGGTTAATGCATTAGTACGATAAATTTTGTATAATAAAATAAAATTTTAAGGCTAGGGATGTATTTTTGCTTTTTGGTTATTCATATCTTTTGTGCGATAACTTTTGTTGGATATCTATTTTTTGATGTTTGTATTTTGCCTTTTGCTAAAAAAAGCATAGATGAAAAGATTTTAGTAGATGTTAAAAAGGCCTATACAAAAGGAAGTGCGGCTGTATTTGGCACTGCTTTTTTACTGCTTTTAATTAGCGGGGTATATCTTGGAAGTCATTATATCGGCTTTGATAAGGGCTTTTTTAGTTCAAATTTTCAAACTCTTTTGTCGCTAAAAATTATAACTCTATTTTTACTGATAATTATCACTTTTATCTCAGTTTTTTATGTTAGATTTCTTAAAAAACCAGACCCATTTGGCAAGTACTCTCACTTAATCGGGCTGATTTTGTGTTTTATTATAGTTTTTCTAGCTAAAGCGATGTGGTATTTTTAAGATTTTTTACGATCTCTTTTGCTATTTGTTTTGGCGTTTTATTTTCAACATTTATAGTGATATCAGCTTTTTTAGCATATAGCAAATCACGCTGACTGTGGAGTTCTTTGGCTTTTTCTAAATTTTTAAGAAGTGGGCGTTTGGCTATTTTTTTAGTGGCATTTGGGCTAGCCTTTATGCGGTTAATAATATAATCAAAATCGCCTTTTAAATATACAATCTCTCCAAGTTTTTCTAAATTTTTAGTTTTATAAAAGCCCCCACCTGTTGAAATTATGGCATTGTTTACATTTTTTAGTAAAAATTTAGCCAAATCAGACTCCATTTTTCTAAACTCATCTTCGCCTTTGGTTTTAAAAATCTCAGAAATTTTCATATTCGCAAGGCTTTCTATCATATCATCACAATCAATAGCAAATTTGCCAGTTAGCTTATATAAAGCCCTTGCCACGGTGCCTTTACCAACTCCCATAAAGCCTATTAGAACGATATTATTCCTCTTTTTCATCACCATCCTTTTGTTTTTTCTTATCTCTTGCGACGATTACAATTGGCGTACCTTCAAGTTCAAAGCTGCTTCTAATTTTATTTATCAAATACCTTTTGTAGCTAAAGTGAAGTGACTTTGGACGATTCATTATAAGGGCTATTTTAGGAGGTTTAGTGTCAAACTGAACAGAGTAGTAAATTTTAACTAATTTACCTTTTTCGTGTGGAAGCGGGTGAGTAATAGTTGCTTCATTTATAACTTCATTTAATTGTGAAGTTTTTATTTTTTTAGTGAAATTTTCATAAACTTTTAGTATTAAAGGGTAAATTTTATGTACTCTTTTGCCATCGAGAGCTGATACGCTAATAATTGGTGCATAACTTAGGAATTTAAATTTATCTCTTATTTGTCGTGAGATTTCATCAAATTCTTTTTCACCTTTGTTTTCCCATTTATTAAGGATGATTATCATCGCTGGTTCAAATTTAGAAGCAATTCCTGCTACTTTCTCATCAAGTTCACTAAGTGGTTGTGAGCTATCAAGCACAAGCAAGGAAACATCGGTATTTTCTAGAACTTTTTGGGTGCGATTTAGTGCAAATTTTTCAATGCCTTCTATCTTTGATCTTCTTCTTATTCCAGCAGTATCTACAAACTCAAAAACTCTATTTTCATATACAAAACTTTCATTTACAGGATCAATTGTAGTGCCTTCTACGCTACTTACAACGCTTCTTTCATCTTTTACTAAAGCATTTAAAAGGCTACTTTTACCAACATTTACTCGCCCTATAATTCCTACTTTTATCGGTTCATTTTGGTTAATTTCATCATCTAAAATTTCGCCATTTTCATCAAAATTTGCTAAAAAATCATCCAAACTCTCTTCTGTGTCAGCCTTTAAACTCTCCTTTATATAAGGATAGATAAAATCTTTTATCTCATCGATGCCAGTGTTGTGACTAACTGAAATTTCAAAAACATTGCTGGCTCCAAATTCTATAAATTCATAAGCTCTTGTTTGATCTTTTTTGCTGTCTATTTTATTGATAACAAGTGCTGTTGGTTTTTGAAGTCCTAAAAGTGAGTAAAAAATTTCTCTATCTTCATCTTGAGGCATAAATTTACCATCAACCATAAAAAGTACAATATCAGCTTCTTTTGCCTCACTTAGAGTTTTATCTCTAACTTTTTTAAAAATCTCAGAACTATCATCAAGCCCACCACTATCAATAAGAACGCACTCTTTATCATAAATTTCACAAATTTCTTTATTTGTATCACGAGTTGTTCCAGCTATATCGCTAGTAATGGCTATACGCCTACCAACTAAGCGGTTAAAAAGTGAACTTTTGCCAACATTTGGGCGACCTATTAGTATAACTTTTGTCAAATTTCTATCCTTGAGTAAAATGCTAATTATACTATTTGTTACCCTAAATTTCCTTGAAATTAAGTAATTTTATACTATAATCTCGTTTAGGAGAGAAATTTTGAATATTAAAAAATTTATAAGACACAATATCGGTGCTTACTATATGACTGTAGCATCACTATTTTTTGCTATTACTGGAGCTTGTGCTAAGGCTGTAAGTGCTGGTGGGATGAGCTCGGTTGAAGTTTCGTTTTTTAGAAATGTTGTAGGTCTTGGCATAGTTGTTTTTGGAATTTACAAGTATGGCACAAATAACAAAGGCGGTCAGCCTGTAATGCTCTTTTTAAGGGGCTTTATCGGTACCATTTCAATGCTTGCATTTTTTTATAACATCGCTACTATCGGTCTTGCTGAAGCTTTTACATTTGCAAAAACAGCTCCTATGTTTTTAGCGTTTTTTGGCGTGATATTTTTTGGTGAAAAGATCGGTTTTAAAGCGTGGTTTGGTATATTTTTAGGATTTTTTGGAATTTTACTTATCATGCAGCCAAATTTGGGCTTTAAAATAAGTCACGCGATGGGATTAATAAATGGTGTTTTAGCAGCTTTTGCATACCTTAGCGTTCATGAACTTAGAAAATCATATGATACCAAAACTATCGTGCTATCTTTTATGCTATCAGGAACATTGATACCGGTATTTTGTATGGTTGTAGCTGAGTTTGTAAACACTCCAGCGTTTTTTGACTTTATGTTTGCTAAATTTATAATGCCAAGTGGAATTTCGTGGCTTTGGATAGTTTTAATGGGCGTTAGCGGTCTTGTTTTTCAAAGCTACATGACAAAAGCATATGCCGCTTCAAAACACGCTGGAACGGTTGCTGCCATAGGTTATACAGATATAATATTTTCTATGATAATAGGCTTTTTTATGGGTGATAATTTACCAAATTTATTAGCATTTTTGGGTATAATCATAGTAATTATAAGTGGCGTTATAGTTGCCACACAAAACAAAAAATAAGGAATTTTGATGAATAAAATGGTTTTAATAGCAGGACCATGCGTGATTGAAAGTAGGGATTTAATTTTTA
The sequence above is a segment of the Campylobacter corcagiensis genome. Coding sequences within it:
- a CDS encoding amino acid ABC transporter permease, whose protein sequence is MKEKIFKFLFFIAIVVVAVYYTFPRDLSDAQQMAYFTSYLTTIKLTTGGIIIGIVLGFILAFTRSLNIKPLNFIIDEYVDIIRGTPILIQLMVFVFVIFATWQNSLYAAIITLGLNSSAYVAEIIRSGINSVDKGQMEASRAMGLTYFQAMKEVVFPQAIKNILPALANEFISLFKETSVVGMVGIFDLTMFSKSLQATTFSAQPILFAAVIYYVSVKFFTYLAKKLEKRLNRND
- a CDS encoding amino acid ABC transporter ATP-binding protein, translated to MIDVKDLRKSYGDVLVLDGITTHINRGDVVAIIGPSGGGKSTFLRCLNRLEEPDSGEIYIKDKNILDKNADINKIRQKVSMVFQHFNLFANKTVLENLTLAPVKTGLYSYEEARSIALALLDKVGLGEKFNSYPHKLSGGQKQRVAIARSLAMNPNVILFDEPTSALDPEMVGEVLSIMKDVAKAGITMLVVTHEMGFAKNVANRVLFMESGNIRVDANPNEFFTNPSNERLKDFLNKVLNH
- a CDS encoding substrate-binding periplasmic protein — encoded protein: MLGRAFGLVVFAMILVANAKVLKVGTQVNYEPFAYVGVNFKLMGFEPDLLEEISKKAGFEYEFVTMEYDELIPALVNNKIDIIASSMSITSQRMDKVNFTNPYYNSSTAYVKLKSRDDIGTKDDLAGKNIGVMEGREQEILASKIPNAKVKPVKNGYSGIMLLESGSVDVLMLDEAVGDHYARKSVNKEVFLVEEYVSLGFAFAVSKDGDPELINSLNMALDELMLDGTYDELLKKYNLIKGKI
- a CDS encoding basic amino acid ABC transporter substrate-binding protein codes for the protein MKKFAKFLVAACVLVGANALSAEVIKVGTNANFPPFEYLDENNTITGFDIELVDVLSKKVGFDYEIVNMGFDGLIPALKSGKIDMVASGMSATEARKKAADFTDSYFVTENVFIKRASDDSIKTKDDIKAKSVGTQLGTVQEIAIRELKGIKPVTMEDPITVILALKNGKIDAAVFDTSVAYGYIKENPELVEFHKEPDGSEGFSFAFNKGKKTELVSKINDALRELKEDGTFDKLLDKYNLK
- the thiE gene encoding thiamine phosphate synthase produces the protein MSEIYALTDDFYTPNLEDCVKTILDCGIKMVQFRSKKDSINEKEIINLVKICDGYGANLIVNDSIALAKRVGAHGVHIGRGDGEVKEAREILGADKIVGVSCYGSLDLALKASDDGASYAAFGAAFPTKTKKDAKVFKLRKFKEFKDILSIKTCIIGGINASNLEQILALRPDYIALVSAVYTPNSISENLRNLQKIIRDFYGHY
- a CDS encoding undecaprenyl-diphosphate phosphatase; protein product: MGIIEAIILGIVEGLTEFLPVSSTGHLILASDVLGLDLEGSDLLKCFIVAIQLGSILAIVFLFFDRLRQDLTLWIKLMVGFVPTAVIGLLLYKSIKSLFNPEVVAYMLIIWGIIFIVVELMRKKYPPYKKEVANIDDISFKQAFIVGLSQCLAMVPGTSRSGATIITGLLSGLSRKVAAEFSFLLAIPTMFSATFFDIYKNLDEFALNLEYVWLFLVGGVVAFVVAIVAVKFFLKFVSRFDYIPFGIYRIIVGFIFLIFIF
- a CDS encoding DUF2130 domain-containing protein — translated: MKESIKCPNCGEIIDIAKSISEGIKRKFQQEFDQKLNEKRAEYLKAVNELKQKELNFSQKLKNATDEALKKEKDILVKELEAKFKDENLLKFETLTKELNEKSAKIAEFNKQSAEFEALKRKFSEMEAEFKAKSELEISKRLNEEKERLKANLLEQNEIRFKELESKNELKQRELIEKNESLIKQIDELKRRSDVTSQQLRGEVMELSIEDYLKEKFIYDEISEVKKGFKGADCLQIVNAPNLPSCARILYESKRTKSFSSEWIAKFKADMIEAGADAGILVTETMPKDMDRLGIIDGVWVCSFAEFKSLCEVMRESVINIAFASKRSQNATSKMGMLYNYLTSNEFKMQVESIISSFVNLQANLDRERRSMERVWKERQKQIEIAQTNAISMHASIRAIAGNDAIEGIEILELPYDE
- a CDS encoding trehalose-6-phosphate synthase, whose protein sequence is MYFCFLVIHIFCAITFVGYLFFDVCILPFAKKSIDEKILVDVKKAYTKGSAAVFGTAFLLLLISGVYLGSHYIGFDKGFFSSNFQTLLSLKIITLFLLIIITFISVFYVRFLKKPDPFGKYSHLIGLILCFIIVFLAKAMWYF
- a CDS encoding shikimate kinase, translating into MKKRNNIVLIGFMGVGKGTVARALYKLTGKFAIDCDDMIESLANMKISEIFKTKGEDEFRKMESDLAKFLLKNVNNAIISTGGGFYKTKNLEKLGEIVYLKGDFDYIINRIKASPNATKKIAKRPLLKNLEKAKELHSQRDLLYAKKADITINVENKTPKQIAKEIVKNLKNTTSL
- the der gene encoding ribosome biogenesis GTPase Der, with product MTKVILIGRPNVGKSSLFNRLVGRRIAITSDIAGTTRDTNKEICEIYDKECVLIDSGGLDDSSEIFKKVRDKTLSEAKEADIVLFMVDGKFMPQDEDREIFYSLLGLQKPTALVINKIDSKKDQTRAYEFIEFGASNVFEISVSHNTGIDEIKDFIYPYIKESLKADTEESLDDFLANFDENGEILDDEINQNEPIKVGIIGRVNVGKSSLLNALVKDERSVVSSVEGTTIDPVNESFVYENRVFEFVDTAGIRRRSKIEGIEKFALNRTQKVLENTDVSLLVLDSSQPLSELDEKVAGIASKFEPAMIIILNKWENKGEKEFDEISRQIRDKFKFLSYAPIISVSALDGKRVHKIYPLILKVYENFTKKIKTSQLNEVINEATITHPLPHEKGKLVKIYYSVQFDTKPPKIALIMNRPKSLHFSYKRYLINKIRSSFELEGTPIVIVARDKKKQKDGDEKEE
- a CDS encoding DMT family transporter; this translates as MNIKKFIRHNIGAYYMTVASLFFAITGACAKAVSAGGMSSVEVSFFRNVVGLGIVVFGIYKYGTNNKGGQPVMLFLRGFIGTISMLAFFYNIATIGLAEAFTFAKTAPMFLAFFGVIFFGEKIGFKAWFGIFLGFFGILLIMQPNLGFKISHAMGLINGVLAAFAYLSVHELRKSYDTKTIVLSFMLSGTLIPVFCMVVAEFVNTPAFFDFMFAKFIMPSGISWLWIVLMGVSGLVFQSYMTKAYAASKHAGTVAAIGYTDIIFSMIIGFFMGDNLPNLLAFLGIIIVIISGVIVATQNKK